GCAATGGTTATTGTCTGCGAATAATTTGATTGTACCTTGGGAAACCATTGTCTTTTCTGTGGTGATATATGTGGGTTTACCTTTTCTGGCTGGGGTTATCAGTCGATATTGGATTTTTAAGTATAAGGGTAGGGCTTGGTTTGAGTCGCAGTTTTTACATTATCTTTCCCCTGTGGCGGTATTAGCTTTGTTGGTGACTCTTATTTTATTGTTTGCTTTTAAGGGGGAATTGATTGTTAATAATCCTCTACACATTCTGTTAATTGCTATTCCTTTGTTTGTGCAAACTAATTTTATTTTTTTGATTACTTATGTAATTGCCTTGAAAATGAATTTATCCTATGAGGATTCTGCGCCTGCGGCTTTAATTGGGGCGAGTAATCATTTTGAAGTGGCGATCGCAACGGCTGTCATGGTATTCGGACTAAATTCTGGGGCCGCATTAGCTACGGTGGTGGGGGTATTAATCGAAGTACCTGTAATGTTAATGTTAGTAGAATTTTGTAAAAAGACTGCTTTTTGGTTTCCCCGAGAGCCACAAAAGGCAACTTTAATCGATCCTCGTTGTCTTGATTTGTTGAGGGCAAGGGAGGAATATTAACTTGAATTAGGGATAATATCTTTAATCTTTAATATCAAGTTCAGGAAATTCGTTATAGATAAATTGTATTTTCACAAACCCACCATGAACTATATATACCCAATGCGCTTTAGAAAATATATCACCACTTGTCTTGCAATGAATTACAAGGCTAACAGTTTATCGTTCAATTTATTGAACTATTATTCAGCCTTACTTTCCTACTCCTCATCCCCCTAAATCCAATTCTGGGGGTATTAGTGTTGATTAGAGCTTGGCATCAGGTAAATTAACCCCGAAACCATGGTTAATATCACAGATAACCAAAATACTATTATCCCCGTTGATAATGCCCAAGGATATTTAGGCAAAAGAAGAAGGGCGATCGCTCCTATTTGAGTAACAGTCTTAAATTTACCCCAAAGGTTAGCCCCTGAAACATTTTTTTGTTGAGGATTTACCCGCCACCCAGCGATAGTAATTTCCCGTAACAGAATTAAAAACACCCCCCAAGCGGGAATTATTTGACGTTCAATCAAAACTAATAAAGGAGCAATGACCAAAATTTTATCAGTCAAAGGATCAAGAAACTTACCCAAATCCGTAACCTGATTTAAACGTCTTGCCAAATAACCATCCAGCCAATCTGTCAGAGAAGCAATGAGGAATAAACCCCAAGCCCACCACTGATAAACCTCTATTGACTGATACATACACCAGAGAATAGGGATTATCAAAATGATACGACTAAAAGTAATAGTATTGGGAAGATTCATTCAATAAACTAACAAGCACCTTCGCGCTTAATAACCACCTCAATGGTTTTAAAAATCAAATATAAATCATACCATACAGTCCATTTTTTCTGATAAGCTAAATCCATCGCCACTACCTGATTAAAATCAAGACATTTAGAGCGCCCTTTTACTTGCCATTCCCCCGTTAGACCTGGTTTCACTCGAAGACGCAACAAATGATAGCTATCATATTTTGCCACCTCATCGGGGGTAGGAGGACGAGTCCCCACTAAGCTCATGTCCCCTGTTAAAACGTTCCAAAATTGGGGAAACTCATCCAAGCTGGTGGACCTTAAAATTTTACCAATTTTAGTGATGCGAGGATCTTCAGGATTTTTGAAAATAAAGCCATCAGCGTGATTTTTAACCAAATGCTTCTTTTTTTCGGCATCCACAGTCATAGAGCGAAATTTCCAGATGGTAAATGTTTTTCCATTTAATCCACATCTGGTTTGAGAATAGAGAATCGGCCCTGGATTATCTTTATAAATTAAAATTGCTAAAGGAATAAAAAGAATAGCAGTGATGGTTAAACCGACAAAACCTCCCAGAATATCAATTAAGCGTTTCCATGGATTATTAATGGAACTGTGGAGTTTATTATATTTATTGTCGTAATAATTCAGTCTTTGATGGATATGAGATGAAGTTTTTTTTGATTTCAAGGATGGATTTTTTATGTTTCTGGGGTTGATGAGCATCATGGGCTTATCTCTGTTTTTTGACTGTTAGCATCATAATATCTAACTTTTCGCAAAATTAATGTGTTATAACTTACTTTTTTAAGTTTTATTGATTTCTAGTTTTTTAGGGAAAATTAGCTAAAAACCCCACAAAACAAATACTTTTAGATAAATTAGTGATAATTTGCTTTACACATTCTTTATATAATTCTCTTTACTTTAAAGAATCTTTACTAAATATTCTGTAATATTTTTTGATGTCTGTCAATGATTAATAGATTGAATTTGAGCAATGATATTAATATCTAAAATAACTCATATTTGGCGTATTACAATCATAAATATATTAGCTAAGAATGATCTATAAAAATAATATTAATATAACCAATCTGGAATATTTTATGATCAGATAAAAAGAATAAAAAAATATGAATCAGAATTAATAAAAAGTATTTTAACCAAGGTTAAATTGAATTAACAAAGAGTCTTAAGGGGCGATCGCCCTTAGAAAAATGGCGTTAGTGAATTAAGGTATGATTTTTAGTTTAGTTTGGCAATGGACAATAGTAATAATAGTTTTAATACTATACATTTACTGTAATTCAATAATGTTTCATCCTCAAAATCAGCAATGCCAGAAAAATATTTAAAATAAAAAAAGAAGATACCATGAACTTAAATCCAAAAATATGATTAAATCCATCACCCCAAAAACCATCTTACAATCAATA
The genomic region above belongs to Cyanobacterium stanieri LEGE 03274 and contains:
- the arsB gene encoding ACR3 family arsenite efflux transporter; this encodes MAVNINPKAIKAGSSLSFFEKYLTLWVFICIILGIGLGRIFPDMAQTLDSISIYNVSIPIAICLFFMMYPIMVKIDFSQALKAVKTPKPVILTLAVNWFVKPFSMVIFAQFFLGYVFSNLLSDTEIIRGVEVSLADSYGAGCILLGIAPCTAMVLMWGYLSYGNQGHTLVMVAVNSLAMLFLYAPLGQWLLSANNLIVPWETIVFSVVIYVGLPFLAGVISRYWIFKYKGRAWFESQFLHYLSPVAVLALLVTLILLFAFKGELIVNNPLHILLIAIPLFVQTNFIFLITYVIALKMNLSYEDSAPAALIGASNHFEVAIATAVMVFGLNSGAALATVVGVLIEVPVMLMLVEFCKKTAFWFPREPQKATLIDPRCLDLLRAREEY
- the pgsA gene encoding CDP-diacylglycerol--glycerol-3-phosphate 3-phosphatidyltransferase, translating into MNLPNTITFSRIILIIPILWCMYQSIEVYQWWAWGLFLIASLTDWLDGYLARRLNQVTDLGKFLDPLTDKILVIAPLLVLIERQIIPAWGVFLILLREITIAGWRVNPQQKNVSGANLWGKFKTVTQIGAIALLLLPKYPWALSTGIIVFWLSVILTMVSGLIYLMPSSNQH
- a CDS encoding sugar transferase, encoding MKSKKTSSHIHQRLNYYDNKYNKLHSSINNPWKRLIDILGGFVGLTITAILFIPLAILIYKDNPGPILYSQTRCGLNGKTFTIWKFRSMTVDAEKKKHLVKNHADGFIFKNPEDPRITKIGKILRSTSLDEFPQFWNVLTGDMSLVGTRPPTPDEVAKYDSYHLLRLRVKPGLTGEWQVKGRSKCLDFNQVVAMDLAYQKKWTVWYDLYLIFKTIEVVIKREGAC